A single Brienomyrus brachyistius isolate T26 unplaced genomic scaffold, BBRACH_0.4 scaffold104, whole genome shotgun sequence DNA region contains:
- the tjp3 gene encoding tight junction protein ZO-3 isoform X2, whose product MEEMTIWEQYTVTLNKDSKVGFGLAISGGRDKPNPDTGDMAVVISDVVRNGPAAGRLHTRDQIVMVNGVSMENVSSNFTIQHLKGCGKTANITVKRPRKIQIPLTNRPNRSASHSNLLDGPSANRGQRRGSDSGSEPGYGLRGRRARSHTPEPNGHPLALMSGFKRLPKQEGSDKPIKATLLKKKPNDEYGLKLGSQIFIKHMTDTGLAAKEGTLQEGDLVLKINGMTTENLSLLETKHLVEKSKGKLTMLVLRDQRQFLVNIPEVDDSPNNSDDDDRRDDSSSELEDISDLDIPSTRGRVSRSEARERRMRRSRAEAAPKIRDSPPVRSTVNRPPAQAMPTRRLPSDSESDRSTSPRPRRDTTDPKYRTLSGIPVPNPHTAPVSYSLNPAVWAPPHAASSSSRPRKEVSESDSDQSASPPPRRSSPRMDDPKRYRVLPDITHPGISLRPTPVSISSMRSSPKDDSESDSSSSPPRRQGTPTSPDSRNRYRATPVGSPLTPPADQPRWIAPAMRDSPVPKRSDSEASYTSVPEQNAPQTRNAWQGKDGYRVFPETQSPLMPLRQDPVRRSPSPDRPPQEDSSGSERVPSPPQRYESTEYDISPSFPVNGTLRTNMSEPRSPTGYSKNEEEPLYSLPPDSPDIPSFSTDGYSSDLRKVEFVKENSVGLRLVGGNDVGIFVAGVQPHSPAHQQGMKEGDQMLQVNGVDFSRMTREEAAMFLLNLRKGEPVEIFTQNKMDIYKKILKSSLGDSFYIRTHFDHEPEGPTGLGFTRGEVFRVVDTMHRGKLGNWLAIRMGNDLHELDKGTIPNQARAETIANLERTQRASSSERQGSGPRAEFWKLRGLRGAKKNVRKSRDDLLQLTIQGKYPAYEKVLLREAGFKRPIVIMGPLNDVAMEKLASEMPEEFQLADMVPRSGGEGSSSVIKLETVRQIAEQNKHPLVDITPTAVERLSYIQYHPLVLFLDPHSRKDVKIMRQRLCPNSNKSSRRLFAQARKTRKYYSHLFAERIELQPNSDVWYEVLKDKIHQQQAKPVWVSEVMLEGGEREELDTLTRTNSSDYLSCDSRATSDYEDTDGEAYTDGDGYTDGEAYTDNEDLADHYPRHDSRRNMGVARSSEPTRGQDSPTQDFEPISEAPPRQLPPILHVPKPKPLDHAPSSPVQASDSSPQSDVPPDFRAPNPPSQESFPELPTSEDLPETHEPASLSAIEEKLKQTRMAEPQEKKPSPPFVVLAHREAVQWRRTQIQGSDTSDDNDEIDDIEWGPATEL is encoded by the exons ATGGAGGAAATGACCATCTGGGAGCAGTACACGGTGACGCTGAACAAG gaTTCCAAGGTGGGCTTCGGTTTGGCGATATCCGGGGGGCGGGATAAGCCAAACCCGGACACGGGGGACATGGCGGTGGTGATCTCGGATGTGGTGCGCAATGGACCGGCTGcggggagactgca CACGAGGGACCAGATCGTCATGGTCAACGGCGTTTCGATGGAGAACGTGTCCTCCAACTTCACTATTCAGCACCTAAAGGGCTGCGGGAAAACTGCCAACATC ACTGTGAAAAGGCCCCGGAAAATCCAGATCCCACTGACCAACAGGCCAAACCGTTCTGCCTCCCATTCCAACCTGCTGGATGGCCCGTCTGCAAACAGGGGGCAGCGGCGAGGCTCCGACTCTGGAAGCGAGCCAGGCTATGGCCTACGGGGGCGCAGGGCACGCAGCCACACCCCCGAGCCCAATGGTCACCCCCTGGCCCTGATGTCGGGATTCAAGCGGCTGCCGAAGCAGGAGGGGTCTGACAAGCCCATAAAGGCCACACTGCTGAAGAAGAAGCCCAATGATG AGTACGGCCTAAAGTTGGGGAGCCAGATCTTCATCAAGCACATGACCGACACGGGCTTGGCAGCTAAGGAGGGAACACTGCAAGAAGGAGACCTCGTCCTCAAG ATCAACGGGATGACCACGGAGAACCTCTCGCTGCTGGAAACTAAACATTTAGTGGAGAAATCCAAAGGGAAGCTCACCATGCTGGTGCTGAGAGACCAGAGGCAGTTCCTGGTCAACATCCCTGAGGTGGACGACAGTCCCAACAACAGCGATGACGACGACAGGCGTGATGACAGCAGCTCGGAGCTGGAGG ATATTTCGGATCTAGACATCCCCTCGACCAGGGGCCGGGTGTCCCGCTCAGAGGCCCGAGAGCGACGTATGCGCAG GTCTCGTGCTGAAGCTGCCCCCAAGATCCGTGACTCCCCGCCCGTCCGGTCCACCGTAAACAGACCCCCCGCACAGGCCATGCCTACCCGAAGAC TGCCGTCGGACTCTGAATCAGACCGGAGCACCTCGCCCCGCCCCCGACGAGACACCACAGACCCAAAGTACAG GACCTTGTCTGGCATCCCCGTGCCCAACCCACACACCGCCCCTGTCTCCTACAGCCTGAATCCCGCTGTCTGGGCACCTCCCCATGccgcctcctcttcctccaggCCACGTAAAG aAGTCTCAGAGTCAGACTCGGACCAGAGTGCTTCACCCCCTCCCAGACGGAGCAGCCCCAGGATGGACGATCCAAAAAGATACAG GGTCCTCCCTGATATTACCCACCCTGGCATCTCCCTGCGGCCTACCCCTGTCAGCATCTCCTCTATGAGGTCCTCGCCTAAAG ATGACTCGGAGTCCGACAGCagctccagccccccccgcaGGCAGGGTACCCCCACCAGCCCGGACTCCAGGAACCGATACAG GGCGACTCCTGTGGGCTCCCCGCTGACCCCCCCTGCAGACCAGCCCCGGTGGATTGCTCCAGCAATGAGGGACTCACCGGTGCCTAAGA GATCCGATTCGGAGGCCAGCTACACGTCTGTTCCAGAACAAAACGCCCCCCAAACAAGAAACGCCTGGCAAGGCAAGGATGGATACAG GGTGTTTCCCGAAACACAGTCACCCCTCATGCCCCTCCGACAAGACCCCGTGCGAAGAAGCCCATCACCCGACAGACCGCCCCAGGAAG ATTCCTCGGGGTCAGAGCGTGTTCCCTCTCCCCCTCAGAGGTACGAGAGCACAGAGTACGACATCAGCCCCAG TTTTCCGGTCAATGGCACCCTCCGAACCAATATGTCTGAGCCACGCAGTCCCACAGGCTACT CCAAAAATGAAGAAGAGCCACTTTATTCTTTACCCCCAGATTCGCCAGATATTCCATCCTTTTCAACAGATGG ctacagctctgatctgaggaaggTGGAGTTTGTGAAGGAGAACAGCGTGGGTCTGCGGCTCGTGGGCGGCAACGATGTGGGCATCTTTGTGGCAGGAGTGCAGCCCCACAGCCCTGCGCACCAGCAGGGCATGAAAGAGGGCGACCAAATGCTGCAG GTGAACGGCGTGGACTTCAGCCGTATGACACGTGAGGAGGCTGCTATGTTCCTGCTCAACCTGCGCAAAGGGGAGCCAGTAGAGATCTTCACTCAGAACAAGATGGATA TTTACAAGAAGATCCTGAAATCTAGCCTGGGAGACTCCTTCTACATTCGTACGCACTTCGACCACGAACCAGAGGGCCCCACCGGCTTGGGCTTCACCCGCGGCGAGGTGTTCCGGGTCGTGGACACCATGCACCGTGGAAAGCTGGGGAACTGGCTGGCCATCCGTATGGGCAACGATCTGCACGAGCTTGACAAGGGAACGATCCCGAACCAAGCGAG GGCGGAGACCATAGCAAACCTGGAGCGTACCCAGAGGGCCAGCAGCAGTGAGCGGCAGGGCTCAGGCCCCAGGGCGGAGTTCTGGAAGCTGCGGGGCCTGCGGGGGGCAAAGAAGAACGTCCGCAAGAGCCGGGATGATCTCCTTCAGCTCACCATCCAGGGCAAATACCCTGCGTATGAGAAGGTCCTGCTGAGAGAAG CCGGTTTTAAGCGCCCCATTGTCATTATGGGTCCTCTGAATGACGTTGCCATGGAGAAGCTGGCCAGTGAGATGCCTGAGGAATTTCAGCTGGCAG ACATGGTTCCTCGTAGTGGAGGTGAAGGTTCCTCCTCAGTCATTAAGCTGGAGACGGTGAGGCAGATAGCTGAGCAG AACAAACACCCCCTGGTGGATATAACGCCCACAGCCGTGGAAAGGCTCAGCTACATCCAGTACCACCCCCTGGTGCTGTTCCTAGACCCGCACAGCCGCAAGGATGTGAAGATAATGAGGCAAAGGCTCTGTCCGAACTCCAATAAGAGTTCCCGGCGTCTCTTCGCTCAGGCACGCAAAACGCGCAAGTACTACAGCCACCTGTTTGCAG AGCGTATTGAGCTTCAGCCCAACTCCGATGTGTGGTATGAAGTCCTCAAGGACAAGATCCATCAGCAACAGGCCAAACCAGTCTGGGTGTCCGAAGTTATG CTGGAGGGTGGGGAACGGGAGGAGCTAGACACCCTGACACGCACCAACTCCTCCGACTACCTGAGCTGTGACAGCCGGGCCACCAGCGATTACGAGGACACGGACGGGGAGGCCTACACAGATGGGGACGGCTATACTGACGGCGAGGCCTACACCGACAACGAGGACCTGGCTGACCACTATCCCAGACATGACAGCCGCAGAAACATGGGCGTAGCCCGTTCCTCGGAGCCCACTAGGGGGCAGGACAGTCCGACTCAGGACTTCGAACCCATATCGGAGGCTCCTCCCCGACAGCTGCCGCCCATCTTGCATGTGCCCAAGCCAAAGCCTCTCGACCACGCCCCCAGCAGCCCTGTCCAGGCCTCGGACTCCAGCCCCCAGTCTGACGTTCCGCCGGACTTCCGAGCACCGAACCCCCCCTCTCAGGAGTCCTTTCCTGAGCTCCCCACTTCAGAAGACCTCCCAGAGACCCATGAGCCAGCCTCACTCTCGGCCATAGAGGAGAAGCTCAAGCAG acccgaATGGCAGAACCGCAGGAAAAGAAACCTTCTCCGCCGTTCGTCGT GCTGGCCCACAGAGAAGCTGTACAGTGGAGACGCACTCAGATCCAAGGCAGCGACACCTCTGACGACAACGATGAAATTGACGACATCGAATGGGGCCCCGCCACAGAACTATAG
- the tjp3 gene encoding tight junction protein ZO-3 isoform X1 yields the protein MAVRFREEEADMEEMTIWEQYTVTLNKDSKVGFGLAISGGRDKPNPDTGDMAVVISDVVRNGPAAGRLHTRDQIVMVNGVSMENVSSNFTIQHLKGCGKTANITVKRPRKIQIPLTNRPNRSASHSNLLDGPSANRGQRRGSDSGSEPGYGLRGRRARSHTPEPNGHPLALMSGFKRLPKQEGSDKPIKATLLKKKPNDEYGLKLGSQIFIKHMTDTGLAAKEGTLQEGDLVLKINGMTTENLSLLETKHLVEKSKGKLTMLVLRDQRQFLVNIPEVDDSPNNSDDDDRRDDSSSELEDISDLDIPSTRGRVSRSEARERRMRRSRAEAAPKIRDSPPVRSTVNRPPAQAMPTRRLPSDSESDRSTSPRPRRDTTDPKYRTLSGIPVPNPHTAPVSYSLNPAVWAPPHAASSSSRPRKEVSESDSDQSASPPPRRSSPRMDDPKRYRVLPDITHPGISLRPTPVSISSMRSSPKDDSESDSSSSPPRRQGTPTSPDSRNRYRATPVGSPLTPPADQPRWIAPAMRDSPVPKRSDSEASYTSVPEQNAPQTRNAWQGKDGYRVFPETQSPLMPLRQDPVRRSPSPDRPPQEDSSGSERVPSPPQRYESTEYDISPSFPVNGTLRTNMSEPRSPTGYSKNEEEPLYSLPPDSPDIPSFSTDGYSSDLRKVEFVKENSVGLRLVGGNDVGIFVAGVQPHSPAHQQGMKEGDQMLQVNGVDFSRMTREEAAMFLLNLRKGEPVEIFTQNKMDIYKKILKSSLGDSFYIRTHFDHEPEGPTGLGFTRGEVFRVVDTMHRGKLGNWLAIRMGNDLHELDKGTIPNQARAETIANLERTQRASSSERQGSGPRAEFWKLRGLRGAKKNVRKSRDDLLQLTIQGKYPAYEKVLLREAGFKRPIVIMGPLNDVAMEKLASEMPEEFQLADMVPRSGGEGSSSVIKLETVRQIAEQNKHPLVDITPTAVERLSYIQYHPLVLFLDPHSRKDVKIMRQRLCPNSNKSSRRLFAQARKTRKYYSHLFAERIELQPNSDVWYEVLKDKIHQQQAKPVWVSEVMLEGGEREELDTLTRTNSSDYLSCDSRATSDYEDTDGEAYTDGDGYTDGEAYTDNEDLADHYPRHDSRRNMGVARSSEPTRGQDSPTQDFEPISEAPPRQLPPILHVPKPKPLDHAPSSPVQASDSSPQSDVPPDFRAPNPPSQESFPELPTSEDLPETHEPASLSAIEEKLKQTRMAEPQEKKPSPPFVVLAHREAVQWRRTQIQGSDTSDDNDEIDDIEWGPATEL from the exons GAAGCAGACATGGAGGAAATGACCATCTGGGAGCAGTACACGGTGACGCTGAACAAG gaTTCCAAGGTGGGCTTCGGTTTGGCGATATCCGGGGGGCGGGATAAGCCAAACCCGGACACGGGGGACATGGCGGTGGTGATCTCGGATGTGGTGCGCAATGGACCGGCTGcggggagactgca CACGAGGGACCAGATCGTCATGGTCAACGGCGTTTCGATGGAGAACGTGTCCTCCAACTTCACTATTCAGCACCTAAAGGGCTGCGGGAAAACTGCCAACATC ACTGTGAAAAGGCCCCGGAAAATCCAGATCCCACTGACCAACAGGCCAAACCGTTCTGCCTCCCATTCCAACCTGCTGGATGGCCCGTCTGCAAACAGGGGGCAGCGGCGAGGCTCCGACTCTGGAAGCGAGCCAGGCTATGGCCTACGGGGGCGCAGGGCACGCAGCCACACCCCCGAGCCCAATGGTCACCCCCTGGCCCTGATGTCGGGATTCAAGCGGCTGCCGAAGCAGGAGGGGTCTGACAAGCCCATAAAGGCCACACTGCTGAAGAAGAAGCCCAATGATG AGTACGGCCTAAAGTTGGGGAGCCAGATCTTCATCAAGCACATGACCGACACGGGCTTGGCAGCTAAGGAGGGAACACTGCAAGAAGGAGACCTCGTCCTCAAG ATCAACGGGATGACCACGGAGAACCTCTCGCTGCTGGAAACTAAACATTTAGTGGAGAAATCCAAAGGGAAGCTCACCATGCTGGTGCTGAGAGACCAGAGGCAGTTCCTGGTCAACATCCCTGAGGTGGACGACAGTCCCAACAACAGCGATGACGACGACAGGCGTGATGACAGCAGCTCGGAGCTGGAGG ATATTTCGGATCTAGACATCCCCTCGACCAGGGGCCGGGTGTCCCGCTCAGAGGCCCGAGAGCGACGTATGCGCAG GTCTCGTGCTGAAGCTGCCCCCAAGATCCGTGACTCCCCGCCCGTCCGGTCCACCGTAAACAGACCCCCCGCACAGGCCATGCCTACCCGAAGAC TGCCGTCGGACTCTGAATCAGACCGGAGCACCTCGCCCCGCCCCCGACGAGACACCACAGACCCAAAGTACAG GACCTTGTCTGGCATCCCCGTGCCCAACCCACACACCGCCCCTGTCTCCTACAGCCTGAATCCCGCTGTCTGGGCACCTCCCCATGccgcctcctcttcctccaggCCACGTAAAG aAGTCTCAGAGTCAGACTCGGACCAGAGTGCTTCACCCCCTCCCAGACGGAGCAGCCCCAGGATGGACGATCCAAAAAGATACAG GGTCCTCCCTGATATTACCCACCCTGGCATCTCCCTGCGGCCTACCCCTGTCAGCATCTCCTCTATGAGGTCCTCGCCTAAAG ATGACTCGGAGTCCGACAGCagctccagccccccccgcaGGCAGGGTACCCCCACCAGCCCGGACTCCAGGAACCGATACAG GGCGACTCCTGTGGGCTCCCCGCTGACCCCCCCTGCAGACCAGCCCCGGTGGATTGCTCCAGCAATGAGGGACTCACCGGTGCCTAAGA GATCCGATTCGGAGGCCAGCTACACGTCTGTTCCAGAACAAAACGCCCCCCAAACAAGAAACGCCTGGCAAGGCAAGGATGGATACAG GGTGTTTCCCGAAACACAGTCACCCCTCATGCCCCTCCGACAAGACCCCGTGCGAAGAAGCCCATCACCCGACAGACCGCCCCAGGAAG ATTCCTCGGGGTCAGAGCGTGTTCCCTCTCCCCCTCAGAGGTACGAGAGCACAGAGTACGACATCAGCCCCAG TTTTCCGGTCAATGGCACCCTCCGAACCAATATGTCTGAGCCACGCAGTCCCACAGGCTACT CCAAAAATGAAGAAGAGCCACTTTATTCTTTACCCCCAGATTCGCCAGATATTCCATCCTTTTCAACAGATGG ctacagctctgatctgaggaaggTGGAGTTTGTGAAGGAGAACAGCGTGGGTCTGCGGCTCGTGGGCGGCAACGATGTGGGCATCTTTGTGGCAGGAGTGCAGCCCCACAGCCCTGCGCACCAGCAGGGCATGAAAGAGGGCGACCAAATGCTGCAG GTGAACGGCGTGGACTTCAGCCGTATGACACGTGAGGAGGCTGCTATGTTCCTGCTCAACCTGCGCAAAGGGGAGCCAGTAGAGATCTTCACTCAGAACAAGATGGATA TTTACAAGAAGATCCTGAAATCTAGCCTGGGAGACTCCTTCTACATTCGTACGCACTTCGACCACGAACCAGAGGGCCCCACCGGCTTGGGCTTCACCCGCGGCGAGGTGTTCCGGGTCGTGGACACCATGCACCGTGGAAAGCTGGGGAACTGGCTGGCCATCCGTATGGGCAACGATCTGCACGAGCTTGACAAGGGAACGATCCCGAACCAAGCGAG GGCGGAGACCATAGCAAACCTGGAGCGTACCCAGAGGGCCAGCAGCAGTGAGCGGCAGGGCTCAGGCCCCAGGGCGGAGTTCTGGAAGCTGCGGGGCCTGCGGGGGGCAAAGAAGAACGTCCGCAAGAGCCGGGATGATCTCCTTCAGCTCACCATCCAGGGCAAATACCCTGCGTATGAGAAGGTCCTGCTGAGAGAAG CCGGTTTTAAGCGCCCCATTGTCATTATGGGTCCTCTGAATGACGTTGCCATGGAGAAGCTGGCCAGTGAGATGCCTGAGGAATTTCAGCTGGCAG ACATGGTTCCTCGTAGTGGAGGTGAAGGTTCCTCCTCAGTCATTAAGCTGGAGACGGTGAGGCAGATAGCTGAGCAG AACAAACACCCCCTGGTGGATATAACGCCCACAGCCGTGGAAAGGCTCAGCTACATCCAGTACCACCCCCTGGTGCTGTTCCTAGACCCGCACAGCCGCAAGGATGTGAAGATAATGAGGCAAAGGCTCTGTCCGAACTCCAATAAGAGTTCCCGGCGTCTCTTCGCTCAGGCACGCAAAACGCGCAAGTACTACAGCCACCTGTTTGCAG AGCGTATTGAGCTTCAGCCCAACTCCGATGTGTGGTATGAAGTCCTCAAGGACAAGATCCATCAGCAACAGGCCAAACCAGTCTGGGTGTCCGAAGTTATG CTGGAGGGTGGGGAACGGGAGGAGCTAGACACCCTGACACGCACCAACTCCTCCGACTACCTGAGCTGTGACAGCCGGGCCACCAGCGATTACGAGGACACGGACGGGGAGGCCTACACAGATGGGGACGGCTATACTGACGGCGAGGCCTACACCGACAACGAGGACCTGGCTGACCACTATCCCAGACATGACAGCCGCAGAAACATGGGCGTAGCCCGTTCCTCGGAGCCCACTAGGGGGCAGGACAGTCCGACTCAGGACTTCGAACCCATATCGGAGGCTCCTCCCCGACAGCTGCCGCCCATCTTGCATGTGCCCAAGCCAAAGCCTCTCGACCACGCCCCCAGCAGCCCTGTCCAGGCCTCGGACTCCAGCCCCCAGTCTGACGTTCCGCCGGACTTCCGAGCACCGAACCCCCCCTCTCAGGAGTCCTTTCCTGAGCTCCCCACTTCAGAAGACCTCCCAGAGACCCATGAGCCAGCCTCACTCTCGGCCATAGAGGAGAAGCTCAAGCAG acccgaATGGCAGAACCGCAGGAAAAGAAACCTTCTCCGCCGTTCGTCGT GCTGGCCCACAGAGAAGCTGTACAGTGGAGACGCACTCAGATCCAAGGCAGCGACACCTCTGACGACAACGATGAAATTGACGACATCGAATGGGGCCCCGCCACAGAACTATAG